The Cryptococcus gattii WM276 chromosome B, complete sequence genome has a segment encoding these proteins:
- a CDS encoding Cysteine-type endopeptidase, putative (Similar to TIGR gene model, INSD accession AAW41694.1): protein MSSLTESAVTMPLGIPEKKIKDRQSTRLSIQAVLTRAEDAFLSALDLVAGGGKVESIRQACLALALLRAFQTSLGQGSQKVTSAAASTLASSSSITLHRELLHAIETKFIDIEHSDVNWPSFDPSDTVKPNNGDVDLSEDLDDHDGKLRSYWQMIKSKYESKHILAADTISLENVPANWAVISINVSEDRNTMFISRHQNGYEPIVFCLPVDRQGRREGDDDIWTFDAAVGELETIIKTSNESARRAKHITTPEGRAEWWAERRALDKRMEELCVNLEFVWLGAFKTILSPRNRFNKADLSNFSDSLDKIFQAALSGGRNSKTKGYATKPHLDDALLESFASLSSKCKEEEIEDLVYFILDIYQFHGVPVALSELDIDQIALDVKSVLEKVEMKQNKISSTLGEEHIFLALDKNVQPFPWESIPILRGRPISRIPSLSFLLDQVAMGNHLRPSLTQSIVAADNHLDIKRIVNSRRTFYILNPSGDLARTETHFKPWIDEMAEKAGWKGIVGRPPTEMEMRAALRDYDLVLYFGHGGAEQYISSQKIRSLPQCATTMLWGCSSGHLKEQGDFDRTGTAWHYMVAGCPSLVGNLWDVTDRDIDRLSEHVLKHGLHLDAAHQPQSRSRANTLLPLSELSTAQAVNKARNECKLKYLNGAAPVVYGLPVYLH from the exons ATGAGTTCCTTGACTGAATCAG CTGTGACTATGCCACTGGGCATCCCCGAAAAGAAGATCAAAGATCGCCAGTCTACTCGACTTAGTATACAAGCTGTCTTGACTCGTGCTGAGGATGCTTTCTTGTCGGCATTGGATCTAGTAGCCGGCGGCGGCAAGGTAGAAAGCATCAGACAGGCTTGTCTTGCTCTGGCTTTGTTAAGAGCTTTTCAGACATCATTAGGCCAGGGTTCACAGAAAGTCACATCTGCCGCTGCAAGTACACTTG CTTCCAGTTCGTCTATCACGTTACATCGCGAGCTGCTACATGCCATTGAAACCAAATTCATCGATATCGAACACAGCGATGTTAATTGGCCATCATTTGACCCTTCAGATACTGTCAAACCCAATAATGGCGATGTGGATCTCTCTGAGGATCTTGACGACCACGATGGCAAGCTTCGATCTTACTGGCAGATGATCAAATCAAAGTACGAATCCAAGCATATATTGGCTGCCGACACCATATCTCTCGAAAATGTACCAGCCAACTGGGCGGTGATCAGCATCAACGTGTCAGAAGACCGAAACACTATGTTTATTTCACGCCACCAGAATGGCTATGAGCCCATTGTATTCTGTCTCCCGGTGGATCGACAAGGGCGAAGAGAAGGAGACGATGATATATGGACCTTTGACGCCGCTGTAGGAGAGCTAGAGACCATTATCAAGACCAGTAACGAAAGTGCTAGGAGAGCCAAACATATCACTACTCCCGAAGGACGGGCGGAATGGTGGGCAGAGAGAAGAGCTTTGGATaagaggatggaggagTTGTGTGTGAATCTTGAGTTTGTATGGCTCGGAGCTTTTAAG ACCATCTTGAGCCCCAGAAACAGGTTCAACAAAGCAGATTTATCCAACTTTAGTGACAGCCTTGATAAAATCTTCCAGGCAGCTCTCTCGGGCGGACGAAATTCAAAAACTAAGGGATATGCTACAAAACCCCACCTGGATGACGCTTTATTAGAATCATTCGCCAGTCTTTCAAGCAAGtgcaaagaagaagagatagAGGACTTAGTGTACTTCATCTTAGACATCTATCAATTCCACGGTGTTCCTGTTGCCCTGTCAGAGCTGGATATTGATCAA ATTGCCCTGGATGTAAAAAGTGTCTTAGAGAAAGTAGAAATGAAGCAAAACAAGATCTCAAGCACATTAGGAGAAGAACATATCTTTCTTGCTCTTGACAAGAACGTTCAACCTTTCCCATGGGAATCAATTCCAATCCTTCGGGGGCGCCCAATTAGCCGTATTCCATCactttccttcctcctAGATCAAGTTGCTATGGGTAATCATCTCCGACCATCTCTTACTCAGAGCATCGTAGCTGCGGACAACCATCTTGACATCAAGCGTATTGTTAACTCTCGAAGGACTTTCTATATATTGAACCCCAGTGGTGATCTCGCGAGAACCGAAACTCATTTCAAGCCGTGGATTGACGAAATGGCAGAAAAAGCAGGTTGGAAAGGAATTGTCGGCAGACCGCCCACAGAGATGGAAATGCGAGCGGCGCTAAGAGATTATGACCTCGTCTT ATACTTTGGACATGGAGGTGCAGAGCAATACATCAGCTCTCAAAAAATCAGATCGCTTCCTCAGTGCGCAACGACGATGCTGTGGGGTTGTTCCTCTGGGCATCTGAAGGAGCAAGGCGATTTTGATAGGACGGGTACAGCTTGGCATTACATGGTGGCTGGATG TCCGTCGTTGGTTGGCAATCTCTGGGACGTAACTGACCGGGACATCGACCGACTTTCAGAACATGTGCTCAAGCACGGTTTGCACCTAGATGCTGCTCACCAACCTCAATCACGGTCTCGTGCCAACACGTTACTCCCTCTGTCAGAATTATCGACGGCGCAAGCTGTCAACAAGGCCAGGAATGAGTGCAAGTTGAAGTATCTGAACGGCGCAGCTCCGGTTGTTTACGGTTTGCCGGTGTATTTGCACTAG
- a CDS encoding Vacuole organization and biogenesis-related protein, putative (Similar to TIGR gene model, INSD accession AAW41768.1) has protein sequence MAAIPPPTATWDTIQDVFYRKDEIYTLEWKISDLSDYIVTSARNGGPIAMIRDERKIMLLGKHPPGKPKIYVYTSSGILLNTFTWDLTPPILLHFTSQNLIVLSDEGLYRVYDLSSSGEYKQHTLGSEVAEMGLVDAQAWEDGMIVLTGGLEYLQVNGWSGGRAIRLSPSGLSALPTSWSLLSPDKSPTGHAQVLFSTSSTLITLDALERIDQRVSRGPFSHIRVSPNGRFLAFITVFGSLWVVSSDFSRNLSEVDIGELSDNAGLPEKVEWCGDNAVVLGWGGKVIVVGPAGDSLKYNYSPSVHLGGELDGLRVISSTSCDFIQKVPDSSLSVFRPGSTHPASILYDAFDHFERKSPKADESIRSIRPELADAVDTCIQAAGREIEVIWQRKLLKAAQFGQAFMDLYNPSEFVEMAQTLKVLNAVRYFEVGIPITYDQYITSSPSYLISHLISRNLHLLALRISQHLSLRPDPVLKHWATARITRSNKGIDPSDRGVIEDEQVCEAIVQKFEKESERGVSYAETAKKAWEAGRTRLATMLLDHEPRAAEQVPLLLQMKQDKIALSKAVDSGDTDLVYQVLLHLRSSLTPGDFFHILDDSISPNLRPAVNLLQVYARQADRQLLRNFYYQDDRRTESACLEMEEACQSQDINDRIEHLKVAAKRFGESKERAFEAKMIEDAQRLLTLQEAYERELAHKFKFTGLSVDEFIHKLLIEGFGKRAERVRADWKVPDKRWWWVKLKALAEVKDWDGLEGFAKSKKSPIGYEPFVTHLLSLKPPQPKHAATFVSRCDAKGRADLYVRCGEWGKAAEAARERGDRAKLEQLRRMAPTGFAQRDVDEVIQRSGK, from the exons ATGGCCGCCATACCGCCACCAACAGCGAC CTGGGACACGATACAGGATGTATTCTATCGCAAGGACGAGATATACACCTTGGAGTGGAAGATATCAGATCTTTCAGACTACATAGTTACGTCAGCTCGAAACGGTGGTCCTATCG CCATGATTAGAGATGAGCGGAAAATCATGCTCCTAGGAAAACATCCACCGGGGAAGCCCAAAATCTACGTCTACACCTCCTCAGGAATCTTGTTGAATACTTTCACATGGGATCTTACGCCACCTATTTTACTTCACTTCACCTCTCAGAACCTAATTGTGCTTTCGGATGAAGGCTTATACCGTGTTTATGACTTGTCGAGCTCAGGCGAGTATAAGCAGCATACATTGGGAAGCGAAGTTGCAGAAATGGGATTAGTAGACGCTCAAGCGTGGGAAGATGGTATGATTGTTTTGACTGGGGGTCTGGAGTACCTTCAAGTCAACGGCTGGTCAGGCGGTCGGGCTATCCGTTTATCTCCCAGTG GCTTAAGTGCGTTACCAACGTCTTGGTCTCTTCTATCACCAGACAAATCTCCAACAGGTCATGCCCAAGTGCTCTTCTCGACGTCTTCTACATTGATAACCCTCGACGCACTTGAACGTATCGACCAGCGTGTCTCTCGCGGCCCATTCTCACACATCCGAGTATCACCCAACGGTCGATTCCTTGCTTTTATCACCGTATTCGGATCATTGTGGGTCGTGTCGTCCGACTTTAGTCGCAACTTGTCGGAAGTTGATATCGGCGAGTTGAGCGACAATGCTGGGTTACCTGAAAAAGTGGAATGGTGTGGTGATAACGCGGTAGTCCTTGGGTGGGGTGGGAAAGTGATCGTTGTCGGCCCTGCAGGTGATTCTCTCAA GTACAACTACTCGCCATCGGTTCACCTGGGTGGGGAGCTCGATGGACTTAGAGTAATCTCGTCAACGTCTTGCGACTTTATTCAAAAAGTACCTG ACTCTTCCCTCTCTGTGTTTAGACCCGGCTCAACCCATCCTGCCTCTATCCTCTATGACGCCTTCGATCATTTTGAGCGCAAATCGCCAAAGGCCGATGAAAGTATACGCAGCATAAGGCCAGAGCTGGCTGATGCTGTAGATACCTGTATTCAAGCGGCCGGGAGGGAGATTGAGGTCATTTGGCAGAGGAAGTTGTTAAAG GCTGCTCAATTTGGACAAGCATTCATGGATCTGTATAATCCTAGCGAGTTTGTGGAGATGGCGCAAACGTTGAAGGTCTTGAATGCAGTCAGGTATTTCGAAGTGGGCATCCCTATCACTTACGATCA GTATATAACATCATCTCCCTCGTACCTTATCTCGCATCTCATCTCTCGcaacctccacctccttGCCCTACGCATTTCCCAACATCTCTCCCTCCGTCCAGACCCTGTTTTGAAACACTGGGCCACAGCAAGAATCACTCGCTCCAACAAGGGGATTGACCCCTCAGACCGCGGCGTTATTGAAGACGAACAAGTCTGCGAAGCTATCGTTCAAAAATTTGAAAAGGAAAGCGAGAGGGGAGTCAGTTACGCGGAGACCGCGAAGAAGGCGTGGGAAGCGGGGAGAACGAGGTTGGCTACAATGCTGTTGGATCATGAGCCTCGAGCCGCGGAGCAGGTCCCATTGCTATTGCAGATGAAGCAGGACAAGATTGCGTTGAGTAAAGCTGTCGATTCTGGGGACACCGATCTTG TCTACCAAGTTCTACTTCATTTACGCTCATCACTCACTCCGGGCGACTTCTTCCACATTCTCGATGACTCCATCTCTCCCAATCTCAGGCCTGCTGTTAATCTCCTGCAAGTGTACGCCCGTCAAGCCGATCGTCAACTGCTACGCAACTTTTACTACCAAGATGATAGACGGACAGAGAGTGCTTgtttggagatggaagaagcGTGCCAGAGTCAAGATATAAATGACAGGATTGAGCATCTCAAGGTCGCTGCAAAGAGGTTTGGGGAAAGTAAAGAGCGGGCCTTTGAAGCTAAA ATGATTGAAGACGCTCAACGTCTTCTTACTCTCCAGGAAGCCTATGAGCGAGAGCTCGCCCATAAGTTCAAATTCACAGGCTTGTCCGTTGATGAATTCATACATAAACTTCTGATTGAAGGGTTTGGGAAACGTGCAGAGCGGGTGAGGGCTGACTGGAAGGTGCCAGATAagcggtggtggtgggtCAAGCTTAAAGCATTGGCAGAGGTAAAGGATTGGGATGGTTTAGAGGGATTTGCAAAGTCGAAGAAAAGCCCCATAGGGTACGAGCCGTTTGTG ACACATCTTTTGTCCCTCAAGCCACCTCAACCTAAGCATGCTGCTACATTCGTTTCTCGATGTGATGCCAAAGGCCGGGCAGATTTGTATGTGCGATGTGGAGAGTGGGGGAAAGCAGCGGAAGCTGcaagagagagaggggaTCGAGCGAAGCTTGA GCAACTCCGTAGAATGGCCCCTACTGGGTTTGCCCAGAGAGACGTAGATGAAGTGATACAGCGATCAGGAAAATAG
- a CDS encoding Hypothetical Protein (Similar to TIGR gene model, INSD accession AAW41767.1), giving the protein MDEETDLALLDQHLLKTNQLGQRMTNILGQLDNRLYRLDKAIVPLGIQPLTKKDANIDALLSYLSGKPVASIPDSRPAISRQATASSTTKGYSVEPVSTIPSHMTTSTSSKPPSHCTTPTDDVVLLARGPDIMALGEFFSALDKVIDDLETMYKGLMEGRGGAREAGVKDLTHLVETGFRSMTQLFLKLSKEGMGKTFDVDTLLNNGPPTPPNFFPPLNTLLPLTTKMTVYLNPSNPTPKTLSIIQSIFEDAISQFATLRGDWMCRSMNALLIKVEEADEGGIWEGKGGRGKVGNIMNIWEVIMHAAEGETMLAEALFPNHSPQSILTQTLASPIILANKALSPTLSTLKKYLSRHTFTALDLYASVSHLLPQWDHIMSSCLARLGTPQSPATTELVTALDQPVNTLRSLSLRSFPEMLADVRSAKTEGPPTSAISDVTYSTISYLESLMEYEKVVEGLLGKSKSERSWLMGLNELPSSVRSADEEGGIVKFFVADVLGTLLNHLHAKAKGMKRPIGQAFLLNNASHIRNMLIIQSNSDITGPGAEAMLNKAVRDARTQFVSEFQSLTSLLISAPHSHSQRFAVPQLPTSERHNLKESSIAFFERLGELEGVVTRYPLNRQDPEMRDSVGKEVEGLVRKGYEAFATRCQSKGAEKYVRSSPDEVSRRLQSMFR; this is encoded by the exons ATGGACGAAGAAACTGACCTCGCTTTGCTG GACCAGCATCTCCTTAAAACAAACCAGCTTGGTCAACGTATGACAA ATATACTTGGCCAGCTTGACAACAGGTTATACAGGCTTGACAAGGCCATTGTTCCGCTTGGGATTCAGCCACTGACAAAGAAAGATGCTA ATATAGATGCCCTACTCAGCTACTTGTCAGGCAAACCTGTCGCTTCGATCCCAGATTCTCGTCCAGCCATTAGCAGACAAGCCACGGCATCCAGTACCACCAAAGGCTATTCTGTGGAACCCGTTTCTACCATACCGTCGCATATGACCACATCTACATCTTCCAAACCTCCTTCACACTGCACCACCCCTACAGACGACGTCGTTCTCCTGGCAAGAGGACCTGATATCATGGCTTTGGGGGAATTCTTTAGTGCACTGGATAAAGTCATTGACGATTTAGAGACGATGTATAAAGGCTTGATGGAGGGTAGAGGTGGAGCAAGGGAAGCAGGTGTAAAAGATCTT ACCCACTTGGTGGAAACTGGTTTTAGGTCGATGACACAGCTTTTCTTGAAGCTTTCGAAAGAAGGTATGGGAAAAACATTTGATGTCGATACACTCCTCAACAACGGTCCCCCCACTCCTCCTAATTTTTTCCCACCTCTGAATACCCTTCTACCTTTGACTACAAAGATGACAGTCTATTTAAATCCGTCAAACCCTACTCCGAAGACTTTGAGTATCATCCAGTCCATATTTGAAGATGCCATTTCCCAATTCGCGACGCTAAGAGGAGATTGGATGTGTAGAAGCATGAATGCGCTGTTGATCAAAGTTGAAGAAGCCGATGAAGGAGGCATTTGGGAAGGTAAGggtgggagagggaaagTTGGGAATATAATGAATATCTGGGAGGTTATTATGCACGCTGCCGAA GGGGAAACAATGCTTGCTGAGGCCCTTTTCCCCAATCACTCACCTCAATCGATCCTCACTCAGACCCTAGCATCTCCCATCATTCTCGCCAATAAGGCTCTCTCTCCCACGTTATCCACTCTGAAGAAATATCTCTCCAGGCATACATTTACTGCCCTTGACCTTTACGCCTCTGTCTCCCACTTATTACCGCAATGGGATCACATCATGTCTTCCTGCCTTGCACGTCTCGGTACACCCCAGTCACCTGCCACCACTGAACTCGTCACCGCCCTTGACCAACCGGTCAACACGCTCCGATCTCTCTCGCTCCGTTCATTCCCGGAGATGCTCGCCGACGTACGTTCCGCGAAGACGGAAGGACCGCCCACTTCAGCAATTAGCGATGTCACGTACTCTACAATCTCCTATCTTGAGAGCTTGATGGAATATGAGAAAGTTGTGGAGGGCTTGTTGGGAAAAAGTAAATCCGAGAGAAGCTGGTTAATGGGATTGAATGAGTTGCCGAGTAGCGTGAGAAGCGCCGATGAGGAGGGTGGGATCGTAAAGTTTTTCGTGGCGGATGTGCTGGGTACATTGTTGAATCATCTGCATGCAAAGGCAAAGGGAATGAAACGACCTATAGGGCAGGCTTTTTTGCTCAACAATG CCTCACATATCCGTAACATGTTAATCATCCAGTCAAATTCGGATATCACGGGTCCAGGTGCAGAAGCCATGCTAAACAAGGCAGTGCGAGATGCCCGAAC CCAATTTGTTTCTGAATTCCAATCACTCACTTCTCTTCTCATATCAGCACCCCACTCTCATTCTCAACGATTCGCCGTCCCTCAGCTGCCCACTTCAGAACGACATAACCTAAAAGAATCTTCTATTGCGTTCTTCGAGAGACTCGGCGAGCTTGAAGGTGTGGTAACGAGGTATCCACTCAATAGACAAGATCCAGAGATGAGGGATTCGGTGGGCAAAGAGGTGGAGGGTTTGGTGAGGAAGGGATATGAGGCATTTGCGACAAGGTGCCAGAGTAAAGGGGCGGAGAAGT ATGTGAGGAGCTCGCCGGATGAGGTTAGCAGAAGGTTGCAAAGCATGTTTCGTTAA
- a CDS encoding Adenosylmethionine-8-amino-7-oxononanoate transaminase, putative (Similar to TIGR gene model, INSD accession AAW41766.1) translates to MPLLFPHFRVHQVFGANTEVGKTLLTTALLRASASRYVSKSEESRKRVFYLKPVSTGPDSESDTSYVQRNTKPYSSYISTHNLYQYREPMSPHLAAQLAPELPFPKTNEELVRGIEAHANKCLQQLDGQDGCLFVETAGGVHSPALHLPHTQSTFLRSLRLPAVLVASPHLGGISTTVSAYESLLLRGYSLSAVLCLHDSYYRNHTFLEEYFRDRGIGYWTIKPPPEKYGTVEEDGVRLEQWYKEVEKSFEGEQGGGVGAAARWLEEGHKRRIEELAEMPQRTLDSVWWPFTQHQLINKKEDVMVVDSAFGDNFDSYYAKPQSAPSSKNESLLKSYFDGSASWFTQSHGHANEHLTLAAASAAGRYGHVLFPSGTNAPALSLAEKLISTVGEGWASRVFYSDNGSTAMEVGLKMALRAAGRRYGWDGEMGGDVGVIGLRGSYHGDTIGSMDATQASTFNKAVDWYKGRGHWFSPPVVQFVNGAPTILTTGPDSWSPLPSSIASSSKSTRDGWALEFSSFKDVYEISSRSFSPLATYYRAHIRSTLERLVREGKKFGALVMEPTCLGAGGMVFVDPLFQSCMIEVVRASGDLFAGEKWDGGSFEQELEGLKTRSGAEWQGLPVLYDEVFSGLHRFGYNSAAKVLGHTPDISAYAKILTGGLLPMSTTLASPSIFSAFLSPKKVDALLHGHSYTANPIGCAVALEAMKLTTNYEAKGGWQGEKNMWGVDKGAEGRWSFWKKEFVEDISRVEGVKGSMAMGTVFAIELQDDESDYSSHAALDFLTTLRQVVVTPSSSHAAAEDIVPFSPFQIHSRPLGNVVYIITSLWTKPDVMRAMEKVILDKLTKKAQ, encoded by the exons ATGCCCCTTTTATTTCCCCACTTTCGAGTCCACCAGGTGTTCGGAG CTAATACTGAAGTCGGAAAAACCTTGCTCACAACTGCTCTGCTCCGGGCGTCTGCATCTCGATATGTGTCGAAATCTGAAGAGTCGCGCAAAAGGGTATTTTATTTAAAGCCCGTCAGTACTGGCCCTGACTCAGAGTCAGATACTAG CTACGTACAGCGAAACACAAAGCCCTACAGCTCATACATTTCGACACATAACCTGTATCAATACCGAGAGCCCATGTCTCCACATCTCGCCGCCCAGTTGGCCCCCGAGCTT CCTTTCCCAAAAACAAACGAAGAACTTGTCAGAGGTATTGAGGCCCATGCCAATAAGTGTCTTCAACAACTTGACGGCCAGGATGGCTGCCTCTTCGTAGAGACCGCAGGCGGCGTTCATTCCCCAGCCCTCCACCTTCCGCACACCCAATCCACTTTCCTTCGATCTCTCAGGCTTCCTGCCGTTCTTGTTGCTTCACCACATCTGGGAGGTATCTCAACTACCGTTTCGGCTTACGAGTCTTTACTTCTCAGAGGTTACTCCCTTTCGGCCGTCTTATGCTTGCACGATTCTTATTACCGCAACCACACCTTCCTTGAAGAGTACTTCAGAGACCGCGGCATCGGTTACTGGACAATCAAACCTCCACCAGAGAAGTATGGTACGGTTGAGGAAGACGGTGTGAGGTTGGAACAATGGTACAAGGAAGTAGAAAAGAGTTTTGAAGGCGAGCaaggtggaggtgtggGTGCTGCAGCTAGATGGCTTGAGGAAGGGCATAAGAGGAGGATAGAGGAGCTGGCAGAAATGCCTCAAAGGACCCTTGATAGCGTCTGGTGGCCATTTACTCAACATCAGCTG ATCAacaaaaaggaagatgtCATGGTTGTGGACTCGGCCTTCGGTGATAACTTTGACTCTTATTATGCTAAACCCCAAtctgctccttcttccaagAATGAGAGCTTATTAAAGTCTTACTTTGACGGCTCTGCCAGTTGGTTCAC GCAATCACATGGTCATGCCAACGAGCACCTCACCCTCGCCGCTGCTTCCGCTGCCGGTCGTTATGGCCATGTTCTTTTCCCCAGTGGCACCAACGCTCCTGCTCTCTCTTTAGCTGAAAAGCTCATCTCCACTGTCGGCGAGGGCTGGGCTTCACGTGTGTTTTACTCGGACAACGGAAGTACAGCTATGGAAGTCGGTTTGAAGATGGCGCTGAGAGCGGCAGGTAGGCGATACGGCTGGGATGGGGAGATGGGTGGTGATGTCGGAGTCATTGGACTAAGGGGAAGTTATCATGGTGATACT ATTGGGTCTATGGATGCTACACAAGCTTCTACCTTTAACAAAGCTGTAGATTGGTACAAGGGCAGAGGGCACTGGTTCTCACCTCCTGTGGTCCAATTCGTCAACGGTGCTCCTACTATCCTCACTACGGGGCCTGACTCATGGTcgcctcttccttcttctaTCGCCTCCTCCAGCAAATCAACTCGAGATGGTTGGGCACTTGAGTTTTCCTCCTTTAAAGACGTATACGAGATTTCTTCCCgttccttttctccattAGCCACATATTACCGCGCCCACATCCGATCAACTCTCGAACGATTGGTCAGGGAGGGCAAGAAGTTTGGTGCACTCGTCATGGAGCCAACTTGTCTTGGAGCGGGAGGTATGGTGTTCGTCGACCCTTTGTTCCAGTCTTGCATGATTGAAGTCGTCAGAGCGAGCGGGGACTTGTTCGCTGGAGAGAAATGGGATGGCGGGTCGTTTGAGCAAGAGCTGGAGGGACTGAAGACCAGGTCAGGCGCTGAATGGCAGGGTCTTCCTGTCTTGTATGACGAAG TGTTCTCCGGTTTGCACCGATTCGGCTACAACTCTGCCGCTAAGGTTCTTGGCCACACACCTGATATCTCCGCTTACGCCAAAATTCTTACTGGTGGTCTTCTTCCCATGTCTACCACCCTTGCTTCTCCATCCATATTCTCAGCCTTCCTCTCACCTAAGAAAGTCGACGCTCTTTTACATGGTCATTCATACACTGCCAACCCAATTGGATGTGCCGTGGCGCTTGAGGCGATGAAGCTTACGACCAACTATGAAGCCAAGGGCGGATGGCAAGGCGAAAAGAACATGTGGGGAGTTGACAAAGGTGCtgaaggaagatggagtTTCTGGAAAAAGGAATTCGTTGAGGATATCAGTCGGGTTGAGGGTGTTAAGGGTTCAATGGCTATGGGGACAGTGTTTGCTATCGAGTTGCAAGATGATGAGAGCG ATTACTCTTCCCACGCTGCTCTCGACTTCCTTACCACACTCCGTCAAGTCGTTGTTACTCCTTCGTCATCTCATGCCGCGGCAGAGGACATCGttcctttctctcctttccAAATCCATTCTCGTCCCCTGGGCAACGTGGTGTATATAATAACGAGCTTATGGACCAAGCCTGACGTAATGAGGGCGATGGAGAAGGTCATTTTGGACAAGCTTACCAAGAAGGCTCAATGA